GTTTCCAGATCGAACCACCGTGCCCTGTCCACTTCAGGAAATTCATGCACCTTGCCTGATTTTGGAGGCCATTCCATGGTGAAGGAATTGGAGACCACCGCTAGCGCATCAAAGTCTCCCTTAACGGCCCACGCGCTTATCAGTTTTCCACTTGGCTGTCTCACGGGTTCAAGACGGTATACCGTACCAGAGGGCGCATCAAAGCCCGTCTCCTCTTTAAACTCCCTTCTGGCCGCCTGAAAAGGGTCCTCATCCGCTTCATATTCTCCCTTGGGTATCGACCATGCCCCCTCATCCTTTTTTTCCCAGAATGGTCCGCCCGGATGGACGAGAAATACCTCGATTCCACGATCTGTGAAACGATAGATCAGGAGTCCCGCGCTCTTTTTAGCCAGCTTCCTTCCTCCAGGCTCTCTCAATGGTGTTCTACATTTGGTCAGGCGAGGTCACAATCAACGGTTCTCGTTGATCCCCATGCGGAAACGACGGCCATGGTAACTGAGTACTGCCCCTTCCTCAGTGATCTCTTCCATCTTCACGCCGTCAGAGAGCTCGTCGCCTTCGTGGATGATCCTGTCATTGATCCTCACGAACCGTGATTTGGGGTCGCTCACGTAATAGTGCACAGACATCTTGAGAGGCGGCAGTGCGCCCGTGGCTTCAGGTGTCGCGCGAGGTAGCGCGCCCTGACTCGTTTCTTTTGATGTTCCTCCGCTTAAAGTCTCGCCCGGTAAGTTCGCCGTAGCTCTCGGGGTTCTCGCCAATTCTGACGAAGGCGCCTGAGTGACGGGCCTCTGCGGCATATCCCCGTTGTGCGTCGCTGCCGGGTGCGCCTTAGGTCCGATAACACCCGGGGATTGCAAAGCTGCTTCGTGAGGTTGGATCGGTCTCACGGGTTCTAAAGGGAGTTGCTTCTCACCTGCCGGTTTACTCTCTTTGTCCATGGCCGACAGCCTACTACCCACCACCCGATGCTGTACTGCAACGGATCGTTCGGCCGGCCGCCAGGGATGTGTAAGCCACACGATAACCACCGCATTCAGAATGAGGGCTGCGAGAATCAGGTAAAGCCAGAGAGGCCTTCTCTTAGTGACCCCCGCAGCTTGCCCGCGAAATGCAAGAAGGTTCGGCTTGCCTTCCCGCTGACGTTGCTCCTCAAGCTTCTTTAGACCCTCAAGGATGTAGGACATCCGGATGATCTCCCTTTCTCTTCTCAAGCTGAGGCCCGCCGTTATCCATCGCGTCCGTGAGGCAGATGATCGTTTTGGCTCCGGCTATCCCGTCGGGCGTCAGTCCTGCGGTAATCTGAAACTCTTTCACTTCTTTTGTGATCTCATCGCTGTACACGGGCTTGCGTCCTGCTTTAAGCGGCTGCCCTTTAAGCCGCGAAAGCTGCTCGTCAAGCCACAACACGAGGGGTCCCCTGCTTTTCGGTTTCAACTCCCCGGTATATCCGGCCGGCGCACGCCAGATCAGCGTATAATCCCCAGACCAGCGCTTTGCTATTTCCTTATCGTCGACTATCCTTGTTTCGTCACCGACCATAAAGATCGCCGTATCCGCTTTTATCGATGTCATCGCACTGTAGTATTCGCCCTTTTCATCGATCAGTTTCAGAACAGCCGGCTTATTCATCTGCTTAAGCCCAATCAGGCTACCTGTCTCCTCCAGGCATTGGAGCCCCTGTCTTTTCGCCTGCTCGCAGGCGTCGCGCCTGTCTTTCGGATCATAGGCAATCTGCCACTTGCTGAAAAGGACCCCGTAGGCTAAATCTCTCGTTGCCGATCCGGTGGTGCTTAGGGGCCGATTGAGCGTGACGGGCGTGACCTGGTCGGTCTTTATCGCGGGGGTCTCTCCTTGGGCAACGCCTCTTGCACCAGCAGTCACCGGCAGTTTGAATCCGGGAAGTAAATAGAGAGCCGCGAGCGCAAGACAGAGAACGACAATGAGCGCAACAAAGGCCGCCTGATAGGCCTTCCGGGCGAACCATCGAGGAGCATTCCTGCCCCTTACCTCGCGGGCAGCTTTGACAAGCGTCTTCTTATCGACCCGCTCTTTACCCTCAACAAAGGCCCCGACCAACGCCCTGTCGCATATCACATTGATGAGTCGTGGTATGCCTTTGCTTAAGCGGATCAGTCGTTTAAGCACAGGTGGAGGAAAGAGTTGGCCGCGAGGATACCCGGCGATCGACAACCGGTGGCTCACGTACGCCGAGACCTCTTCCCTGGTCAAAGGGCCCAGGTGGTATCGCGCGGTAATGCGCTGCGAGAGCTGCCGCAGCTCAGGCTTTTCGAGCATGTCTCTCAGTTCCGGCTGCCCCAGCATAATAATCTGGAGCAGTTTGCGCTGGTTTGTCTCGAGGTTGGTGAGAAGGCGTATCTGTTCGAGCACGTCGACGCTCAAGTTCTGCGCTTCCTCGATAATAAGAATGGCCCTTCTGCCTCGCGTGTGGGCGCTCAAGAGGAAATCGTTGATCGCCGACACAAAGACTTTGACGCTCTTGTTACCCTCAGGATAGGCGATGCCGAACTCGTCGCAGATACTGGCGAGGAGCTCATCAACGGTCAATTTCGGATTGAGGATAAAGGCGATGTCGGCGTTTTCCGGCATCTGGTCGAGCAGGCAGCGACAGACCGTGGTCTTGCCTGTGCCCACCTCGCCGGTGAGCAGGACGAAGCCCCCATCACTATTTATGCCGTAGACGAGGTGGGCCAGGGCCTCCCGGTGTCCCTCGCTCAGGTAAAGATAATGCGGGTCCGGCGCGATGGAAAACGGGTTTTCCTTAAGATCAAAGTATTCTTTGTACATAGACAGTGACAAATATTGTATATCCGCGGCAAGATTAATGCAAGCGCGGCTTCGATTGAGCTTTTTTGCATGAACGGCAGCAAGCCTTGACAGGCTTTAAGGACGAAACTACAATCAATATATGGAAGAAGACAGGATGGCGCTCGACGAGAACGCACGCATCGTGCTTTCAAAGAGATATTTGACCAAGGACAAGAACGGCAAGGCTATTGAGACACCGGAAGAGATGTTTGAGCGGGTTGCCCGCGCGGTAGCGCTCGCCGAGGAGGGCTTGGCGAAAGAAGAGCGCGAGGAGGTAGCCGAGGGTTTTTTCCGGATGATGCATGATCTCGAATTCCTCCCCAATTCCCCTACCCTCATGAACGCGGGGCGGGAATTAGGACAACTCGCCGCGTGCTTTGTGCTGCCTGTTCACGACTCCCTGGATTCCATATTCGAATCCGTGAAAGAGACGGCAAAGATACATCAGACAGGCGGCGGCACGGGGTTCTCTTTTTCGAAGCTAAGACCCAAGGACGATATCGTGGCATCCACTATGGGAGCGGCAAGCGGGCCCGTCTCCTTCATCAGGGTTTTCAATATGGCCACAGAAGTGATCAAGCAGGGCGGGACAAGGCGCGGGGCGAACATGGGTATTTTACGCGTAGACCACCCCGACATAGAGGAGTTCATTTCCGTCAAGAAAAACCCTCAGGAATTGACCAATTTCAATCTTTCCGTCGCCGTAACCGACGCCTTCATAGAAGCATGTAAAAAGGACGATCTGTTCGGACTCATAAATCCGAGGACCGGTAGACAGACGAGGACGGTCTTAGCCAGGCAACTGCTCAAGCTCATTGCCGAATCCGCCTGGGCGTCAGGAGAGCCGGGCATCATCTTTATCGACGTGATAAATCGGGCAAACCCCACACCTCAGGTGGGCGAGATGGAGGCCACGAATCCCTGCGGCGAGCAACCGCTCCTCCCCTATGAGTCCTGTTGTCTCGGTTCCATCAACCTTGCAAAGATCGTTAAAGGCCAAAGCATCGACTGGGACAGGTTGAAAGAGCTTACTCATCGCTCGGTCAGGTTCCTCGATGACGTGGTTGAAGTGAGTAAGCACCCTCTTTACGAGATCGAGAAGATCACGCGGGCCAACCGGAAAATCGGCCTCGGCGTGATGGGCTTCGCCCATATGCTGATCAGGCTCGGCATACCGTATGATTCGCCGGAGGCCGTGCGTTTTGGCGAGGACGTGATGAGCTTTATCGACAGAGAATCCAAAGAGGCTTCAAAGGAACTCGCCGGCAAACGCGGCGTATTCCCCAATTGGAAGGGTAGCCTGAGGGATAAGCAGGGACTGCCCCAGCGAAACGCCACGACGACCACTATCGCCCCCACAGGAACGTTGAGCATCATCGCAGGCACCTCTGGCGGCATAGAGCCCATCTATGATACGCGCTACTCAAGAATCCTCTTCGGGGGGCTTACTGTAGAGATCGTCGATCCGATCTATAGGGAGTTCATGGACAAGGTTGATCCGGAAGAGATGAAACGACTCTTCCGCATAGCGTACGAAGTCTCTCCCGATTATCATCTCCGGATACAGAAGGCCTTTCAGGACCATGTGGATAATGCGGTGTCAAAGACGGTGAACCTGCCCGAGGCGGCAACCCCCGATACGGTTCTGGATATTTATATGAAAGCCCATAGCATGGGGCTCAAGGGGATAACCGTATTCTGCGACAAAAGCCGTGAGCGTCAGGTGCTTGCCTGCGGCGCCTACCAGCCATGCTAAAATCATCTACGCGGGCTCGCCGCGCACGGGGACAGAATAGAAGGTGCGTGAGTCACGCAATTGTCCATGTCTTACGCTAAGCCGCGCTCAATCCCGCTTAGCTCTTTACGTTTAAGTAAGATACCTTCTCACGAGTTTCCTCAGTATTCCACGGATTGAGGGGTTTGCAAAGTATTTCATTGACGCGGAGCTTCTTTAAGTTCCGTGAAGACGAGGCCTGCATCACAAGCGCCGTATCGGCTCCGCGGCCTGTTCCTGCAACGGCAATCACCTTTTCGCCTTTCGTAAGATAACCCGCGTCTGTCACCATCATGACCATCTCAAAACAGACCTTGGTGCCCTGTGAAAAACAGCGCAGAAGGTTCGCCATGAGGATCGGGGCGTTCGATTCATAGAGGCCTTCGGTATGGAAGAGCATGGTGCCGAAATGGACTTCGTGGCCCGACGCTTTTACCCTCTTGACGATGTCCGGCGGAAAGGGGTTTACCTCACGCACGAAATCATATTGATGAGGCACGACGATAAGCTTGACGCCACTCCCTTCGAAGAAATCGATGGCCTTCAGAGCCGTGGCGCCCGTTGTGGAAGCAAGCACAACCTTGTTGATTCCCCCGGCGTTCAAGCGTTCCTGTGTGAGTTCGAAAACGGCCTCCGTATTTTCAGCCTTCACATCTTCGAAATAGACAATCTTCGCTTCCATGGGTCGCATCTCCTGTGGCTTTACATCGCTACGCGCCCGCACGCGTCAATACGTGTCATCGGATGACCGTTCACATAGTATCAGCGTTTTTCGGATTTTTCAAGGAATGTTCGTCGAACCGGCGCTACACATAAGATGCTATAATCTCATGATGGACCCGATCAGGATCATAGATCAAAATAGTACCTTTCCCACTTCGTCCATATACCGCAGAGTCTCCTGTTTCACAGCTTCCGCGACAGGCGGCTCGATCTTAAGCAATTGCGCCGATTGAGCGCTCTGAATATCCGGGGAATTCCCGTTCGTGAAGGCAAAACCGAGGCTTTTCACGAGCAGGTTGGCAAAATGGACCACGAGCAACTCCTTTGAAATGGGGTCGGCTTCATTAAGATTGTCGTGGTAGAGCGCCGCCTGCGTGCAGCCTGATGCGAACTTCCAGCGTTTGAGGAGCGCCGAGCCGAACTGGCCATGATAGGCCTCGGTAATCTTGAGCACCTCTCCGATAGGTATTTCTGCGACGAATTTGCCTTTGTTCTCGAGTTCGCCGATCACCTGCAGCAGGATAAGCTTGCCGATATCGTGCAAAAGACCGAGGATAAAGGGGTCATTGTCGAACTGAGGCTTTGTTTCAAGGCTTGAGGCCACGGTCTGACATGCGAAGGCGCATGAGAGAGAGTGCTGCCACAGCCGCTCGATGAGGGGGACATATTTCTTCTGGCTCACCGTGTACAGGGCCCTGTTGCTTATGACGTTCACATACTGCTGGGTGACTGCGATGCCAAGGCGGGAAATGGCCTGCTCCAGCGTCCTGTTGATATCTACCCCTC
The nucleotide sequence above comes from Syntrophorhabdaceae bacterium. Encoded proteins:
- a CDS encoding general secretion pathway protein GspB gives rise to the protein MSYILEGLKKLEEQRQREGKPNLLAFRGQAAGVTKRRPLWLYLILAALILNAVVIVWLTHPWRPAERSVAVQHRVVGSRLSAMDKESKPAGEKQLPLEPVRPIQPHEAALQSPGVIGPKAHPAATHNGDMPQRPVTQAPSSELARTPRATANLPGETLSGGTSKETSQGALPRATPEATGALPPLKMSVHYYVSDPKSRFVRINDRIIHEGDELSDGVKMEEITEEGAVLSYHGRRFRMGINENR
- a CDS encoding pyruvate kinase alpha/beta domain-containing protein translates to MEAKIVYFEDVKAENTEAVFELTQERLNAGGINKVVLASTTGATALKAIDFFEGSGVKLIVVPHQYDFVREVNPFPPDIVKRVKASGHEVHFGTMLFHTEGLYESNAPILMANLLRCFSQGTKVCFEMVMMVTDAGYLTKGEKVIAVAGTGRGADTALVMQASSSRNLKKLRVNEILCKPLNPWNTEETREKVSYLNVKS
- a CDS encoding AAA family ATPase, whose product is MSLSMYKEYFDLKENPFSIAPDPHYLYLSEGHREALAHLVYGINSDGGFVLLTGEVGTGKTTVCRCLLDQMPENADIAFILNPKLTVDELLASICDEFGIAYPEGNKSVKVFVSAINDFLLSAHTRGRRAILIIEEAQNLSVDVLEQIRLLTNLETNQRKLLQIIMLGQPELRDMLEKPELRQLSQRITARYHLGPLTREEVSAYVSHRLSIAGYPRGQLFPPPVLKRLIRLSKGIPRLINVICDRALVGAFVEGKERVDKKTLVKAAREVRGRNAPRWFARKAYQAAFVALIVVLCLALAALYLLPGFKLPVTAGARGVAQGETPAIKTDQVTPVTLNRPLSTTGSATRDLAYGVLFSKWQIAYDPKDRRDACEQAKRQGLQCLEETGSLIGLKQMNKPAVLKLIDEKGEYYSAMTSIKADTAIFMVGDETRIVDDKEIAKRWSGDYTLIWRAPAGYTGELKPKSRGPLVLWLDEQLSRLKGQPLKAGRKPVYSDEITKEVKEFQITAGLTPDGIAGAKTIICLTDAMDNGGPQLEKRKGDHPDVLHP
- a CDS encoding NUDIX domain-containing protein, coding for MREPGGRKLAKKSAGLLIYRFTDRGIEVFLVHPGGPFWEKKDEGAWSIPKGEYEADEDPFQAARREFKEETGFDAPSGTVYRLEPVRQPSGKLISAWAVKGDFDALAVVSNSFTMEWPPKSGKVHEFPEVDRARWFDLETAKTKIIRGQLGFVIELENTLS
- a CDS encoding adenosylcobalamin-dependent ribonucleoside-diphosphate reductase, which gives rise to MEEDRMALDENARIVLSKRYLTKDKNGKAIETPEEMFERVARAVALAEEGLAKEEREEVAEGFFRMMHDLEFLPNSPTLMNAGRELGQLAACFVLPVHDSLDSIFESVKETAKIHQTGGGTGFSFSKLRPKDDIVASTMGAASGPVSFIRVFNMATEVIKQGGTRRGANMGILRVDHPDIEEFISVKKNPQELTNFNLSVAVTDAFIEACKKDDLFGLINPRTGRQTRTVLARQLLKLIAESAWASGEPGIIFIDVINRANPTPQVGEMEATNPCGEQPLLPYESCCLGSINLAKIVKGQSIDWDRLKELTHRSVRFLDDVVEVSKHPLYEIEKITRANRKIGLGVMGFAHMLIRLGIPYDSPEAVRFGEDVMSFIDRESKEASKELAGKRGVFPNWKGSLRDKQGLPQRNATTTTIAPTGTLSIIAGTSGGIEPIYDTRYSRILFGGLTVEIVDPIYREFMDKVDPEEMKRLFRIAYEVSPDYHLRIQKAFQDHVDNAVSKTVNLPEAATPDTVLDIYMKAHSMGLKGITVFCDKSRERQVLACGAYQPC